A genomic stretch from Microplitis mediator isolate UGA2020A chromosome 10, iyMicMedi2.1, whole genome shotgun sequence includes:
- the LOC130675705 gene encoding adenylate cyclase type 10-like, which produces MRKSFNYKESFLHGKDSLTTKSSTESQTIHWTPELFGPVLKTQRISFSKSYYAYKKDRRAKIISTFVPDELIYIRDLSKKKLHEFVAVILLIEISNFHDIWDKFTPTENGASYGFNFLLNKYLGPIIENIYIFDGDVIKLEADGILGVWKLQAYQSMSEIVEKVIQCGLKSQECRKNISISMNFQVKCKFFFFFFYTYRKWVLIGQPIIEVELAAKICNSGELILTKSTWQYVPPTKYEHVLVDSHNIKIIKEIVQPKIEKISNELNESRPSLIDATTLKLGDKLNKFLIPLIRDEIYNNRALELLTHKRRVSILSINIIPIKSSTETLVDLCDKYFHYLYKLTVKYLGIINTVTVYPKRIFFSVYFGLQSDSRLCNKNALICGEKFRRILDNTEDIIKLSIGISTGMVFCGVIGHEIRQTFVCSGLACEKSEKIVAVASKL; this is translated from the exons atgaggAAATCGTTTAATTACAAAGAGAGTTTCTTGCATGGAAAAGATTCACTGACAACTAAAAGTAGTACCGAATCGCAGACAATTCATTGGACGCCAGAACTTTTCGGTCCTGTTTTAAAAACTCAAAGGATATCTTTTTCGAag tCTTATTACGCCTATAAGAAAGACCGCCGAGctaaaataatatcaacaTTTGTTCCTGACGAATTAATTTACATTCGAGacttgagtaaaaaaaaattacacgaaTTTGTTGCCGTAATTTTGCTCATCGAAATATCta aCTTTCATGACATTTGGGACAAATTTACCCCCACGGAAAATGGCGCGAGTTATggattcaactttttgttgaACAAATATTTGGGACcgattattgaaaatatttatatttttgacgGAGATGTTATCAAATTAGAAGCCGATGGAATTTTGGGGGTATGGAAGCTGCAGGCTTATCAATCAATGTCGGAAATCGttgaaaaagttatccaaTGCGGATTGAAATCTCAGGAATGCAGGAAAAACATTTCAATTTCTATgaattttcaagtcaaatgtaaatttttctttttttttttttataca TATAGAAAATGGGTTTTGATTGGCCAGCCGATAATTGAAGTTGAGTTGGCAGCAAAGATCTGCAATTCCGGAGAATTAATTCTAACAAAAAGTACTTGGCAATATGTACCCCCGACAAAATATGAACATGTTCTTGTGGACTcacataatataaaa atCATAAAAGAAATCGTACAGCCGaagattgaaaaaatatcgaatgAATTAAATGAAA GCAGACCTTCTTTGATTGACGCCACGACACTGAAGTTAGGAGATAAattgaacaaatttttaatcccGTTAATTAGagatgaaatatataataatcgtGCCCTAGAACTGCTCACTCACAAACGACGGGTctcaattttatcaataaatataattccaataaaaAGCTCAACTGAAACACTTGTAGATTTGTgcgataaatattttcattatctctacaa ACTGACGGTCAAATATTTGGGAATCATCAACACAGTGACGGTTTATCCGAAGAGAATATTTTTCTCTGTATATTTCGGTCTCCAGAGCGACTCGAGACTTTGCAATAAAAATGCTCTGATTTGTGGTGAAAAATTTCGTAGAATTTTGGACAATACTGAAGATATTATCAAATTGTCAATTGGAATTTCTACGGGGATGGTATTTTGTGGAGTAATTGGCCATGAAATAAGACAAACATTCGTTTGTTCGGGTTTGGCCTGTGAAAAGTCGGAAAAAATTGTTGCTGTGGCCA GTAAATTGTGA
- the LOC130675585 gene encoding zinc finger protein ZFAT-like, whose protein sequence is MIMDSLTIWYIAYWVLQSPTCNPMDLIYYLRMLMEQIHNGMLGQEFQQTNNHNNFQYFQSGPQNGPTSNPFGSYAQLSPPYSPGSIGYLSSVAASPALQQSSSIYVGDYHGGSNLPHGPFHSGIGVYPTSTLAARVSPSTSQQSDLLDLSTSLNTERVRSTPRVNRRRIGKTIRCPYENCDFVTGFKHHLKYHMDRHTGIKPFRCGLCLYSCINKAMLKSHMKLHATTYQYHCADCQTKDNFYHTFKKHLVATGHRQGKTFDEYGNPSKKIIDVHGKRRGLKKPAQIETKICAATVVSPPETPHYYLSPVQVASLDLRFDIFYKM, encoded by the exons ATGATCATGGATTCTCTAACCATTTGGTACATCGCATATTGGGTGTTGCAGAGTCCCAc GTGTAATCCAATGGACCTAATATATTATCTTCGGATGTTGATGGAACAAATTCATAACGGGATGTTGGGACAGGAATTCCAGCAGACCAATAATCATAAT aattttcaatattttcaatcTGGACCACAAAATGGACCCACTTCAAATCCATTTGGGTCTTATGCGCAACTCTCTCCTCCGTATTCACCTGGTTCTATAGGGTACCTGTCTTCGGTTGCTGCGTCTCCGGCACTCCAGCAAAGCAGTTCGATTTATGTTGGAGACTATCACGGGGGTAGTAATTTGCCACATGGCCCATTCCATTCTGGTATCGGAGTTTATCCTACAAGTACTCTAGCAGCAAGGGTGTCTCCAAGTACATCCCAACAATCTGACTTATTGGATCTCAGCAC ttCACTTAATACAGAACGGGTCCGGTCAACTCCACGGGTAAACAGAAGAAGAATAGGCAAAACCATTCGATGCCCGTACGAAAACTGTGATTTCGTGACAGGCTTCAAACACCATTTGAAGTACCACATGGACAGGCACACAGGAATAAAACCTTTCCGGTGTGGACTGTGCTTATATAGTTGCATTAACAAGGCAATGCTAAAGAGCCATATGAAATTACATGCGACCACATATCAATACCACTGTGCTGACTGCCAAACGAAGGACAATTTTTACCATACCTTCAAGAAACATCTTGTGGCGACCGGACATCGACAAGGGAAAACCTTCGATGAGTATGGAAACCCTTctaagaaaataattgatgTCCACGGGAAGCGCAGAGGACTGAAAAAGCCTGCCcaaatagaaacaaaaatcTGCGCAGCAACAGTGGTGTCTCCTCCAGAAACTCCACATTATTACTTGAGCCCTGTTCAAGTCGCATCACTGGACTTGAGATTtgatattttctataaaatgtaa
- the LOC130676532 gene encoding adenylate cyclase type 10-like produces the protein MDLESWPFVSRIMNCKNFFLAMTVDNSKYTLSANHYNDSRLFKCALDGLNPQEMCSLVCQLLNVHGISKKINKILNNANWINAGWCEAFISLTLERKWFNFYYRDAKGNLQDLISPPLVSVIKVPYGVFPEEINPHLPQNKLHILDIKVANARFMNDDTYLDIEIFNKKLLHGLTSYEQSVLRSAAVLGDIFTRETLENVVPNSIDFHTARAITRLMELRVLECASIQRFNYNLSPYVKRNTFSDMHHLLHCSCYRTNVAVRDEQLPSYAGCKLLEFKVKAFRRFVYDQILPSQKRELHSRAAEIYERQAKTCISCGGGSFLNILGVVQGIGADARALRPSIVRRSLSRDGIYFSKFKFRKRSSSNESTENQEGIHYQKISILPPYFEAEEESQYSTDDMSTPSNKLKKKSDVFLFNKCDPSRRSQLKKFNLIDFRNCECENVLNGIFQELLWHLQQTDLSSKLIEYMMEYSAGLILICRYYEASNILIVAKEINDKLPLEKRWKNKYIIWGLMGDASVALGNISKAKKYFKEAIRLQTNDKHYDILCVRPKVICQLWHKKINRKFINRFSINRFTENEMSRRLVIAYHLMKLSKVLSLQGDHNRAELITLNALSIGLSSSEGFTQKCELYVKACEIFRACSQLETARKLDKKILTVITKKYWWAYIDEIVSVLRVFKSMFEIRLLMGEYRDALEIGVKLFKISKSLQVTAVQLEILPLLINLTIRMKRIYETADLMKELFYLSIQDIDDSSITWYYALSLDLALDAGMVLESFEKCAEHAKTILANKNRSCVLRDPESLKRLLSCLWIWQLRSGTTVTATFAQRCASYATNIKPDNYAQLLNLLKTLEAYFLVLRRCINIKRVDELAELLENTKLILKTLERHSNNSRFIKPRFYMFKAYLKIAHGDKHSAMRLLKKARKYASLQSNEMLASLILLNEKMWKRPEFNNTNFWMENVSCLDSFNWRDIHEFDVKAWSSILFFIPPPDSCL, from the exons ATGGATTTGGAATCCTGGCCATTTGTATCCCGTATAatgaattgtaaaaattttttcttagcgaTGACTGTCGATAATTCCAAGTACACATTATCAGCAAATCATTATAATGATTCAAGACTTTTCAAATGCGCACTCGACGGTTTGAATCCTCAGGAAATGTGTTCACTAGTTTGCCAACTTCTCAACGTTCatggaatttcaaaaaaaattaacaa AATCCTGAACAATGCAAACTGGATAAACGCAGGCTGGTGTGAGGCTTTCATATCCCTAACACTCGAAAGAAAgtggtttaatttttattatcgcgATGCAAAAGGAAATCTCCAAGACCTGATTTCACCTCCACTTGTTTCTGTCATCAAAGTACCATACGGTGTCTTCCCTGAAGAGATAAATCCTCATCTTccacaaaataaattacacataCTGGATATCAAAGTAGCAAACGCCCGGTTTATGAACGACGACACTTatcttgacattgaaatttttaacaaaaaattactccaCGGACTCACAAGTTACGAGCAAAGTGTATTGAGATCAGCAGCAGTGCTCGGGGATATTTTTACGAGAGAAACACTCGAGAATGTTGTACCGAATTCAATTGACTTTCACACAGCACGAG caATAACTCGATTAATGGAGCTCAGAGTACTAGAGTGCGCATCCATTCAGCGTTTTAACTACAATCTCTCGCCTTATGTGAAGCGAAATACTTTTTCTGATATGCATCATCTTCTTCATTGCTCATGTTATCGaacaa ATGTAGCTGTCAGAGATGAACAGTTACCCAGTTATGCCGGTTGCAAATTACTCGAGTTCAAGGTAAAGGCCTTTCGTCGTTTTGTTTATGATCAAATATTGCCAAGTCAGAAGAGAGAATTACATTCGAGAGCTGCTGAGATTTATGAGCGTCAAGCTAAGACATGTATCTCATGTGGCGGTGGatcgtttttaaatattttgggtGTTGTGCAAGgg attGGAGCTGATGCAAGAGCACTAAGACCATCTATTGTCAGAAGATCATTATCAAGAGACGGTATTTAtttcagtaaatttaaattccgaAAACGCAGTTCGTCAAATGAAAGTACAGAAAATCAGGAAGGGATTCactatcaaaaaatttcaattttgccGCCTTATTTTGAAGCCgaag aagagTCTCAATATTCTACAGACGACATGTCGACACCttcaaacaaattaaaaaaaaaatcagacgtatttttatttaataaatgtgATCCTTCACGAAGATCgcagttgaaaaaatttaatttgattgaTTTTAGAAACTGCGAGTGTGAAAATGTATTGAATGGAATTTTTCAGGAATTGCTGTGGCATCTCCAGCAAACtg atTTATCAAGCAAACTCATTGAGTACATGATGGAGTACAGCGCGGgattaattttaatctgtAGATATTACGAAgcatcaaatattttaattgtcgccaaagaaataaatgataaattgccTCTAGAAAAAagatggaaaaataaatatatcatttggGGACTTATGG gcGACGCTTCAGTGGCATTgggaaatatttcaaaagctAAAAAGTATTTCAAAGAAGCAATAAGACTTCAAACTAATGACAAACATTACGATATATTATGTGTCAGGCCCAAAGTTATTTGTCAGCTTTGgcataagaaaataaatagaaaatttataaacagatTTTCTATTAACAGATTTACAGAAAATGAAATGTCAAGGCGTCTTGTTATCGCTTATCATCTTATGAAACTATCAAAAGTTCTTTCG ttaCAAGGGGACCATAATCGGGCAgaattaataactttaaatgCCTTGAGCATCGGGTTGTCGAGTTCAGAAGGTTTTACCCAAAAATGTGAGCTTTATGTCAAAGCTTGCGAAATTTTTCGAGCATGCAGTCAACTAGAAACTGCCCGAAAACTtgacaagaaaattttgacagTCATAACTAAGAAATATTGGTGGGCTTACATCGACGAAATAGTCAGTGTACTTCGTGTTTTTAAATCAATGTTCGAAATTAG attGCTGATGGGAGAATACAGAGACGCACTAGAAATtggtgttaaattatttaaaatatcaaaatccTTGCAAGTGACTGCGGTACAACTCGAAATTTTGCCTTTACTAATAAATCTTacg ATCCGCATGAAGCGAATTTATGAAACTGCAGATCTTATGAAAGAATTATTCTACTTATCAATCCAAGATATCGATGACTCGAGTATCACTTGGTACTACGCGCTGTCTCTAGATCTAGCTTTAGATGCCGGGATGGTTTTGGAGTCTTTTGAAAAATGTGCCGAGCATGCGAAAACAATTCTCg CCAATAAAAATAGATCGTGCGTTTTACGCGACCCGGAAAGTCTCAAAAGACTATTAAGTTGCCTGTGGATATGGCAGCTCCGAtc AGGTACCACAGTGACAGCGACATTTGCACAGCGATGTGCGTCATATGCAACGAATATTAAGCCAGACAATTATGCGCAGCTATTAAATCTTCTAAAG ACTCTCGAGGCCTACTTCCTGGTATTGAGACGGTGCATCAACATAAAGCGCGTCGACGAGCTTGCAGAGCTGCTCGAAAACACAAAgttgattttaaaaacactCGAGCGGCATTCAAACAACTCCAGGTTTATAAAACCCCGCTTCTACATGTTCAAGGCGTACTTAAAAATAGCACACGGAGACAAACATTCAGCAATGAGGCTGCTGAAAAAGGCGAGAAAGTATGCAAGTTTACAGAGCAATGAAATGTTGGCATCTTTGATCCTTCTTAATGAAAAG ATGTGGAAGAGACCGGAGTTTAATAACACGAACTTTTGGATGGAGAACGTGAGCTGCCTTGACAGTTTTAATTGGCGAGATATCCACGAGTTTGATGTGAAAGCATGGTCGTCTATTTTATTCTTCATACCGCCTCCAGATTCCTGtctatga